In Legionella spiritensis, the following proteins share a genomic window:
- a CDS encoding AAA family ATPase produces the protein MIKELQNALSHVLLGKDEVIRLGITCLLANGHLLLEDIPGMGKTTFSHALAHFVGMKYRRIQFTSDMLPGDLLGVSIFDPEQQQFHFHYGPIFSQLILADEVNRATPRTQSALLEAMEERQVTTEEGTHLLPNPFFVIATQNPSHQTGTYLLPESQLDRFLMCLTIGYPPPDAERKLLTLPGNDNLFDRPPVSNVDQLITWQRESLLVHVSDPVLDYIQEILAASRQQDWFYHGLSPRAGMALVKASKAYARTDDRDFVRPDDVQAIMAAVVNHRLVIKQANVPYSATDLLLNHVEVPL, from the coding sequence ATGATCAAGGAATTACAAAACGCCCTGAGTCATGTATTACTTGGAAAAGACGAGGTTATCCGTCTGGGTATCACATGCCTTCTGGCCAACGGACATTTGTTACTGGAAGATATTCCGGGAATGGGCAAAACCACCTTTAGCCATGCCCTGGCACATTTTGTCGGTATGAAATACCGGCGCATTCAATTTACCAGTGATATGCTTCCCGGTGATTTGCTAGGTGTATCCATCTTTGATCCGGAGCAACAGCAGTTTCATTTTCACTACGGCCCTATTTTCTCGCAATTGATTTTGGCCGATGAAGTGAACCGTGCCACACCAAGGACACAAAGCGCCTTGCTGGAAGCCATGGAAGAACGGCAGGTTACCACAGAAGAAGGAACCCATCTCCTGCCGAATCCCTTTTTTGTCATTGCCACTCAAAATCCCTCTCATCAAACCGGTACCTATTTGCTTCCCGAATCACAACTGGATCGATTTTTAATGTGCCTGACCATTGGTTATCCGCCGCCGGACGCCGAGAGAAAATTATTAACATTGCCCGGTAATGACAACCTGTTTGACAGGCCGCCGGTCAGCAATGTGGATCAATTAATAACCTGGCAAAGGGAAAGTCTGCTCGTTCATGTGTCCGATCCTGTCCTGGATTATATCCAGGAGATCCTGGCTGCAAGCCGGCAACAGGACTGGTTTTACCATGGGCTAAGTCCCCGGGCCGGCATGGCTCTGGTCAAAGCATCCAAAGCGTACGCCCGTACCGACGACAGGGATTTTGTCCGACCGGACGACGTCCAGGCGATTATGGCCGCCGTCGTTAATCATCGTCTGGTCATCAAACAGGCTAACGTTCCGTATTCGGCAACCGATTTACTTCTTAATCACGTTGAGGTTCCGCTTTGA
- a CDS encoding DUF58 domain-containing protein — protein MSTAIKQRLWQYWYHWVKKRGTRDNPQHLKSRNLYILPSLFGWVYAVVLLTLFLCAVNYQMSAIFLLTFIPGVAGLISAWEAHANLQGLSISFLTINDIQQGETTHAVFYLKANGKTRFNLCYQIKGQEKTGIDMLPPEGKQLVISLHGKRRGHYKFPVMRFYSDYPFGLFRVWGYAFFDRDYYVYPAAVSPGFWPAAWTSEGDRRKSKPGHEDLDNLKPVDNPWIQSNRIAWKIAARGQGWYLKTMNDPEGDCWLFRLDDLPDRDIEHALEHLSYWLHDAERRGLLYALEIKGIRTSFSQGTEHLKQCLRQLAMY, from the coding sequence TTGAGTACCGCAATCAAACAACGATTATGGCAATACTGGTATCATTGGGTAAAAAAGCGAGGCACCCGGGACAATCCCCAGCATCTTAAATCTCGAAACCTCTATATTCTTCCTTCCCTGTTCGGCTGGGTTTACGCTGTAGTTTTGCTAACCTTGTTTCTTTGCGCCGTCAATTATCAGATGAGCGCTATTTTTTTACTAACGTTTATTCCTGGTGTGGCCGGATTGATCAGCGCCTGGGAAGCGCATGCCAATTTACAAGGCCTTTCCATCAGTTTCCTGACCATTAATGATATTCAGCAGGGAGAAACGACACACGCCGTTTTTTATCTGAAAGCCAATGGCAAGACGCGGTTTAATCTGTGCTACCAAATCAAGGGTCAAGAAAAAACAGGTATCGATATGCTGCCGCCGGAAGGAAAACAATTGGTTATTTCCTTGCATGGCAAGAGACGAGGTCATTATAAATTTCCAGTCATGCGTTTTTACAGTGATTATCCATTCGGCCTGTTTAGGGTCTGGGGCTATGCGTTTTTTGACAGAGACTATTACGTTTATCCCGCAGCCGTTTCACCCGGATTCTGGCCCGCAGCGTGGACGAGCGAGGGAGACCGTCGCAAAAGCAAACCTGGCCATGAAGATCTTGATAATTTAAAGCCGGTGGATAATCCCTGGATCCAGTCAAACCGCATTGCCTGGAAAATCGCTGCGCGCGGTCAGGGCTGGTACCTCAAAACAATGAACGATCCCGAAGGCGACTGCTGGCTATTCCGCCTCGACGATTTGCCGGACAGAGACATCGAGCACGCGCTGGAACATCTCAGTTACTGGCTTCATGATGCGGAACGGAGAGGATTACTCTACGCTTTGGAAATAAAGGGTATACGCACTTCTTTCTCACAAGGTACGGAGCATTTAAAGCAATGCTTGCGTCAACTGGCTATGTACTGA
- a CDS encoding transglutaminase family protein: MNTTQHTTTRFALMVMIFCYSPQIMQVSWWISLLILGIIVYRLLADYVAWPLPGPAARLLLILLGITTLLLKQQGNLWSGTFFINFLLVFIALKSLEVHTTRDLRVLILCHFYLILTVILLNLELWIFIYLLLAVFANFLLMLKVTSPAITFKQSAMITTKHLFLALPVSMILFYLFPRLTNPLWQVPAMTETRAGFHEELTLNNMNDLFNDDSKIMRITFQAAFKPDLYWRGLVLSRYDGWRWTGVSQNDVSFTPLQKISRHHRADYQILLEPHQKKWLFYQDNPVASSPTLLYSPETGLTQVKNRVVSQRFIYSIATQKPTYRPLSRYAYHRYTQLPKQGNPKLRAWARQQFAAAHGDTNALINRIRLHIHQQPYWYSLNAGDTPKSINQMDQFWFESRKGYCEYYASSVAFILRSVGIPARIVVGYFGGNWNPIVQYLTIQQNNAHAWLEYWQEGKGWQRFDPTLYISVARIDKTIWQQQANRYNPSWFFNWGETQTKLSWTTRMMFLLESAQFFWERWLLFYNYDNQQNFLRHIGFKDWDGMRLLQISVMILVFFLLVGSLCYQLSLYNRKGPLSREHQRLLREIKRLGIATTPPATLHRQIHELIRQRPTLSKELTIKYNNYEQTRLKNASRQPDQHKRTIKSIKSLRESLQKIKI, from the coding sequence ATGAACACAACGCAGCACACCACGACACGATTTGCCCTGATGGTAATGATATTTTGCTATTCCCCTCAAATCATGCAGGTCTCCTGGTGGATCTCCCTGCTTATCCTCGGGATTATCGTCTATCGATTGCTGGCAGACTACGTTGCCTGGCCGTTGCCCGGCCCGGCAGCCCGTTTGCTGTTAATCCTCCTGGGTATCACGACACTGCTCCTCAAACAACAGGGCAACCTGTGGTCCGGTACATTTTTCATAAATTTTCTCCTTGTTTTCATTGCCTTGAAAAGCCTGGAAGTCCACACGACCAGAGACTTAAGAGTCCTGATTCTATGCCATTTTTATCTGATCCTGACCGTTATTTTATTGAATCTGGAATTATGGATTTTTATTTATTTACTTCTCGCCGTTTTCGCCAATTTTTTGTTGATGCTGAAAGTCACTTCCCCGGCAATAACGTTCAAACAATCCGCCATGATAACGACCAAACACCTCTTTCTGGCCCTACCCGTTAGTATGATACTTTTTTATTTGTTCCCGCGCCTGACCAATCCGTTATGGCAAGTTCCCGCCATGACTGAAACCAGGGCCGGATTTCATGAAGAATTGACACTGAATAATATGAATGATCTTTTCAATGACGACAGCAAGATCATGCGTATTACCTTTCAAGCGGCATTCAAACCCGATCTGTACTGGCGAGGCCTGGTATTAAGTCGATACGATGGCTGGCGATGGACCGGCGTATCGCAAAACGACGTGTCTTTTACACCCTTGCAGAAAATAAGCCGGCATCACCGGGCTGATTATCAAATACTCCTGGAACCCCATCAAAAAAAATGGCTGTTTTATCAGGATAATCCGGTAGCATCCAGTCCGACATTGCTTTATTCACCGGAAACGGGACTGACTCAGGTTAAAAATCGCGTCGTCTCACAACGTTTTATTTACTCCATCGCGACGCAAAAACCAACCTATCGCCCTTTGTCACGATACGCCTATCATAGGTATACACAACTTCCAAAACAGGGAAATCCCAAATTACGAGCCTGGGCGCGGCAACAGTTTGCGGCCGCTCATGGGGATACGAACGCCCTGATTAACAGAATTCGTCTTCATATCCATCAGCAACCTTACTGGTATAGTCTAAATGCCGGAGATACTCCCAAAAGCATAAACCAGATGGATCAGTTCTGGTTTGAATCCCGTAAAGGATATTGTGAATATTACGCCAGCTCGGTCGCTTTTATCCTCCGTTCCGTCGGGATCCCGGCCCGAATCGTTGTCGGTTATTTCGGGGGCAACTGGAATCCCATAGTCCAATACCTCACTATCCAGCAAAATAACGCCCATGCCTGGCTGGAATATTGGCAGGAAGGAAAAGGATGGCAGCGTTTTGACCCAACCCTCTACATCTCAGTCGCTCGTATTGATAAAACCATCTGGCAGCAACAGGCCAATCGCTACAATCCATCCTGGTTTTTCAACTGGGGGGAAACACAAACCAAACTGTCCTGGACGACGCGTATGATGTTTTTGCTGGAATCCGCCCAGTTTTTCTGGGAACGCTGGCTTCTTTTTTATAATTACGATAATCAACAAAACTTTTTAAGGCATATTGGCTTTAAAGATTGGGATGGCATGAGACTATTGCAGATTTCGGTTATGATCCTGGTTTTTTTTCTTCTTGTCGGTAGTCTTTGCTATCAGTTAAGTCTGTATAACAGGAAAGGGCCATTATCACGCGAACACCAGCGCTTGTTACGGGAAATAAAACGGCTGGGCATCGCCACCACCCCCCCGGCCACTCTACATCGGCAAATCCACGAGTTAATCCGGCAACGACCGACACTGAGCAAAGAATTAACCATAAAATATAACAATTACGAGCAGACACGGTTAAAAAACGCATCCAGGCAGCCCGATCAACACAAACGTACTATAAAATCCATCAAATCCCTGCGGGAATCCTTACAGAAAATTAAAATTTAG
- a CDS encoding HAD-IG family 5'-nucleotidase yields MKKIKYIGLDMDHTLIRYDTPKFETLVYSLVIDRLIENNNYPEAIRQFQFNFNDAIRGLVIDSKNGNLLKLSRYAAIRQSYHGTRRIGFAEQQTFYRSIYVDLGDPNYMVIDTSFSIAFAVLYGQLIDFKDEYPDLLPGYHEIALDVLKYVDVVHADGSLKKIISANLDEYVLRDKKVVDGLKWYVQHGKKLFILTNSDYSYSRLMLDYAINPFLDKSEQWDSLFEFVITLANKPRFFYDNLKFLRINPSDGTMTNFHGPIAPGVYQGGCAKKFTYDLNISGDEILYIGDHIYGDILRLKKDCNWRTALVVEELGEEIASQIKARQTELKIVEAMDIKKHLEQQHVDLCTKRIDEHTGQYDEAIHDLHDKLTAIDTDITRLLQEEHQFYNPRWDRVFRAGAEESYFAYQVNRYACIYMEKLSDLLEHSPLTYFRANRRLLAHDRALYSEDNQVS; encoded by the coding sequence ATGAAAAAAATCAAGTACATTGGCCTGGATATGGATCATACCTTAATCCGCTATGATACGCCCAAATTTGAAACACTGGTTTATTCCCTGGTGATAGATCGGCTCATCGAAAATAATAATTATCCTGAAGCCATCAGGCAGTTCCAATTTAATTTTAATGACGCGATCCGCGGTCTGGTTATTGACAGCAAAAATGGGAATTTATTGAAATTGAGCCGCTATGCGGCTATCAGACAAAGCTATCATGGCACCAGACGGATAGGTTTTGCCGAACAGCAGACGTTTTATCGCAGTATTTATGTGGATTTGGGTGATCCGAATTATATGGTCATAGACACCTCGTTTTCCATCGCGTTTGCCGTGCTTTATGGGCAACTGATCGATTTCAAGGACGAATATCCTGACCTGCTGCCCGGTTATCATGAGATAGCGCTTGATGTTTTAAAATATGTTGATGTCGTTCATGCCGACGGCAGTCTGAAAAAAATCATCAGCGCTAATCTCGACGAATATGTCCTTAGGGATAAAAAAGTGGTGGATGGCCTGAAATGGTATGTGCAACATGGCAAAAAATTGTTTATTTTGACCAATTCGGATTATTCCTATTCCAGGCTCATGCTTGATTATGCGATCAATCCTTTTCTGGATAAATCGGAACAATGGGATAGTCTGTTTGAGTTTGTCATTACTTTAGCCAACAAGCCCCGTTTTTTTTACGATAACCTGAAATTTCTGCGTATTAATCCCTCGGACGGCACCATGACCAATTTCCATGGACCTATCGCTCCTGGCGTGTATCAGGGAGGCTGCGCTAAAAAATTTACCTACGACTTGAATATCAGCGGTGATGAAATACTTTATATCGGTGATCACATTTATGGCGATATCCTGCGCTTGAAAAAGGATTGCAACTGGCGTACCGCGTTAGTCGTGGAAGAGCTTGGGGAAGAAATCGCTTCCCAGATTAAGGCGCGCCAGACGGAGTTGAAAATTGTCGAGGCCATGGATATTAAAAAACATCTGGAACAGCAGCATGTGGATCTCTGCACCAAACGCATCGACGAGCACACCGGCCAATACGATGAAGCCATACATGATTTGCACGATAAACTGACTGCTATTGATACGGATATTACCCGGTTGTTACAGGAAGAGCATCAGTTCTATAATCCCAGATGGGACAGGGTTTTCCGGGCCGGGGCGGAAGAAAGTTATTTTGCCTATCAGGTGAATCGTTATGCCTGTATTTATATGGAAAAACTGTCCGATTTGCTGGAGCACTCACCTCTGACTTATTTTCGTGCCAATCGAAGGTTATTGGCACACGACAGGGCATTGTATTCCGAGGATAATCAGGTTTCGTGA
- a CDS encoding DNA-3-methyladenine glycosylase: MQKLTRAFYDRDTIEVAEDLLGHYLIHHHNGIERIGKIVEVEAYLGEHDRAAHSSKGVTDRTRVMFGPPGYAYVYLIYGIHYCMNIVTEREGHGSAVLLRALEPVQNITARTQGPGLLTKAMGIDKRLNAHDLLSDDFYVASHPGPSLQIEKRPRIGVDYAGKWALEKLRFYIKDNPFVSKR, from the coding sequence ATGCAAAAATTAACGCGGGCATTTTACGACAGGGATACCATAGAGGTTGCAGAGGACTTGCTGGGTCATTATCTGATTCATCATCACAACGGGATTGAGCGCATCGGTAAAATCGTTGAAGTGGAAGCCTATCTGGGCGAGCATGATCGGGCGGCCCACTCCTCAAAAGGCGTCACTGATCGCACGCGGGTGATGTTCGGGCCGCCCGGATACGCATATGTTTACCTTATTTATGGTATTCATTACTGCATGAATATTGTGACGGAAAGGGAAGGGCACGGCAGTGCGGTCTTGTTGCGTGCCCTTGAGCCGGTGCAAAATATTACGGCACGTACCCAGGGACCGGGGCTTTTGACGAAAGCCATGGGGATTGATAAACGATTGAACGCCCACGATTTATTGAGCGATGATTTTTATGTCGCCAGCCATCCCGGCCCTTCATTGCAGATAGAAAAAAGACCCCGGATAGGCGTCGATTATGCCGGGAAATGGGCGTTGGAAAAATTACGGTTTTATATTAAAGATAATCCTTTCGTATCAAAACGATAA
- a CDS encoding NAD-dependent formate dehydrogenase: protein MAKVLCVLYDDPTTGYPPQYARNDIPAINHYPNGQSLPTPRGVDFKPGELLGCVSGGLGLREFLAGQGHSLVVTADKDGPDSVFEKELPDADIVISQPFWPAYLNAERIAKARQLKLVITAGIGSDHVDLSAAIARGITVTEVTYSNSISVAEHVVMMILSLVRNYLPSYRTVVDGGWNIADCVARSYDLEGMTVGSVGAGRIGLAVLKRLRPFDVKLHYTDRHRLPAAVERELGLVYHARVEDMVAHCDVVTVNVPLHPETEHLFDDGLLRKMKRGTYLINTARGKICDQDAIVRALESGQLAGYAGDVWFPQPAPPSHPWRTMPHHGMTPHISGTSLSAQARYAAGTREILECWFAGRPIREDYLVVSQGRLAGVGAHSYTAGKVTVGVE, encoded by the coding sequence ATGGCCAAGGTACTTTGTGTTCTTTATGACGATCCGACAACAGGTTATCCTCCGCAATACGCGCGCAACGATATTCCGGCTATCAATCATTATCCCAACGGCCAGTCGCTGCCGACTCCACGGGGCGTGGATTTTAAACCGGGCGAATTATTAGGCTGTGTTTCCGGTGGTCTTGGTTTGCGCGAGTTTCTTGCCGGGCAGGGACATTCGCTGGTTGTCACTGCGGATAAAGACGGGCCGGATTCGGTTTTTGAAAAGGAACTGCCGGATGCAGATATCGTTATCTCGCAGCCGTTCTGGCCGGCTTATCTGAACGCTGAGCGAATCGCCAAAGCCAGACAATTAAAACTGGTTATTACCGCGGGGATTGGTTCGGATCATGTTGATTTAAGTGCGGCGATTGCCCGGGGCATTACGGTGACGGAAGTTACTTATTCCAACAGCATCAGTGTCGCCGAGCATGTGGTGATGATGATCCTGTCTCTGGTACGCAACTACCTGCCGTCTTACCGAACGGTTGTGGACGGTGGCTGGAATATTGCCGATTGTGTGGCTCGATCCTATGATCTGGAAGGGATGACGGTCGGCTCAGTCGGAGCCGGACGGATTGGACTTGCGGTATTGAAGCGCTTGCGACCTTTTGACGTCAAATTACATTATACCGACAGGCATCGCCTGCCCGCCGCTGTGGAACGCGAGCTGGGGCTTGTTTATCATGCCCGGGTGGAAGACATGGTGGCGCATTGCGATGTGGTTACGGTCAACGTGCCCTTACACCCCGAAACAGAGCATCTTTTTGATGACGGATTGTTGCGAAAAATGAAGCGGGGGACTTATCTCATTAATACCGCGCGGGGGAAAATCTGCGATCAGGACGCCATTGTACGCGCGCTGGAAAGCGGACAACTGGCCGGTTACGCCGGTGATGTCTGGTTTCCCCAGCCCGCACCGCCCAGCCATCCCTGGCGAACCATGCCGCACCATGGTATGACGCCGCATATTTCCGGTACGTCCCTATCGGCACAAGCACGCTATGCGGCCGGCACGCGGGAAATACTGGAATGCTGGTTTGCAGGCCGGCCGATTCGAGAGGATTATCTGGTGGTCAGTCAGGGGCGACTGGCTGGTGTAGGCGCTCATTCCTACACCGCTGGCAAGGTTACGGTAGGAGTGGAATAG
- a CDS encoding S28 family serine protease — protein MDEVTRMITDRESRMPGIATLGIAIFMAFPGVLMPMAYAGTMEFFFQRQKEEALPFAAVQSVVDGRFEQLIDHQNPAVGTFSQRYYLDESYARTADAPVFFYICGEAACEKRSLNGAIRDFARKYHARLVALEHRYYGKSLPYDDLSTWHLRYLSTTQALQDLAYFQQTITAKHHWKGKWVAFGGSYPGSLSAYYRAGYPELVVGSLASSAPVMAKADFIEYDAHVTRVAGVECANSMREAIADMEQALSDAPRMAAIKALFEASGVHDDIDFLYVVADIGAGAVQYGLRDRFCTALSDNRQTVLENYAAFARYIYRLFHTSALELSAQGAMSENPADYQSGIGARSWMYQSCTEYGYWQNAHPDPAQSTRSALINAAYHQNLCNRLFGIQQPADTNLMNQTYYFPLMEESVSRIYLTNGSDDPWSMLSMTSENGNAVNRNLSYAIIDGAAHCEDLRGSSQADSQSLRDARQRMDVLLATWLKQVAKIP, from the coding sequence ATGGATGAGGTTACCCGGATGATCACCGACCGCGAGAGCAGAATGCCCGGGATTGCAACGCTCGGGATAGCCATTTTTATGGCCTTTCCCGGTGTTTTAATGCCGATGGCTTATGCGGGAACCATGGAGTTTTTCTTCCAGCGGCAAAAAGAGGAGGCTCTGCCATTTGCTGCGGTACAATCTGTGGTTGACGGTCGTTTTGAGCAATTAATTGATCATCAAAATCCAGCCGTCGGCACGTTTTCCCAGCGTTATTATCTGGATGAGTCGTATGCCCGGACAGCGGATGCACCGGTATTTTTTTATATTTGCGGTGAGGCGGCTTGCGAGAAACGCTCGTTAAACGGGGCTATCAGGGATTTCGCCCGTAAGTATCATGCCAGGCTGGTTGCTCTGGAACATCGCTATTACGGGAAAAGCCTGCCTTATGATGACCTGTCAACCTGGCATTTGCGCTATTTGTCGACGACTCAGGCGCTCCAGGATTTGGCGTACTTTCAGCAAACGATAACCGCGAAGCATCATTGGAAGGGCAAGTGGGTGGCTTTCGGCGGTTCCTACCCCGGTTCGTTGTCCGCTTATTATCGTGCCGGATACCCGGAACTGGTCGTGGGTTCCCTCGCCTCTTCCGCGCCGGTGATGGCGAAAGCGGATTTTATCGAGTACGACGCCCATGTGACCAGGGTAGCCGGAGTCGAGTGCGCGAACAGCATGCGGGAAGCGATAGCCGATATGGAACAGGCTTTATCCGATGCGCCGCGTATGGCGGCGATTAAGGCATTATTTGAGGCGAGCGGTGTTCACGATGATATCGATTTCCTGTATGTTGTTGCTGATATTGGCGCGGGTGCCGTGCAATATGGCCTGCGAGATCGATTTTGTACGGCTTTATCGGACAATCGCCAGACCGTTCTTGAAAATTACGCGGCTTTTGCGCGATATATCTACCGTTTGTTTCATACGAGCGCCCTGGAACTCAGTGCCCAGGGCGCTATGAGCGAAAATCCCGCGGACTATCAAAGCGGGATTGGCGCAAGATCGTGGATGTATCAGTCCTGTACGGAATATGGTTACTGGCAAAACGCCCATCCGGATCCGGCACAATCCACCCGTTCCGCACTGATCAATGCGGCGTATCATCAAAATTTGTGCAACCGTTTGTTTGGTATTCAACAACCCGCCGATACCAACTTGATGAACCAAACCTATTATTTTCCGCTTATGGAGGAATCGGTCAGCCGTATTTATCTGACCAATGGCTCCGATGATCCCTGGTCGATGCTGTCCATGACCAGTGAAAATGGCAATGCCGTCAATAGAAATCTGAGCTATGCCATCATCGATGGGGCGGCACACTGTGAGGATTTGCGAGGTTCCAGCCAGGCTGATTCCCAATCCTTGCGCGACGCACGACAAAGAATGGATGTGTTGTTGGCAACCTGGCTGAAACAGGTTGCCAAAATCCCCTAG
- a CDS encoding IS630 family transposase (programmed frameshift) has protein sequence MDKYIVKLTLEERTELLTLIRVGKTAANKLMHARVLLSADENDKKVKPKTDEEIATEMHICTKTVARIRQRFVEEGMESALSRRAHTNPKGRKIDGEREAHLVALCCSTPPEGRNRWTLKLLANKLIELEIVDSVSPVTVSRVLKKNEIKPWQKREWCIPPEANADFVCKMEDVLDIYKRPYDARRPVVCMDETNKQLVKETRTPIPASPGESVRYDAEYERNGVCNVFLSCEPLIGKRTTKVTDHRKKADWALFIKELVDNHYPSVDKIVLVMDNLNTHTGSSLYEVFEPAEAKRILDKLEIHYTPKHGSWLNMAEIELSHLGRQCLNRRIADKETFIHEVAEWNKNRDAEEATIDWQFTTEDARIKLKRLYPVLSITGQNQ, from the exons ATGGACAAGTATATAGTAAAACTCACATTAGAAGAACGCACAGAATTACTAACGTTGATTCGAGTGGGAAAAACAGCAGCAAATAAATTAATGCATGCGAGAGTTTTATTATCAGCAGATGAAAACGATAAAAAAGTAAAGCCTAAAACAGATGAAGAAATAGCCACTGAAATGCATATATGTACTAAAACGGTGGCACGAATAAGACAACGATTTGTTGAGGAAGGAATGGAGTCAGCATTATCACGTAGAGCACATACTAATCCCAAGGGTCGTAAAATTGATGGGGAACGAGAAGCTCATCTAGTTGCTCTATGTTGTTCAACACCTCCAGAAGGAAGGAATCGGTGGACATTAAAGCTGTTAGCCAACAAGCTGATAGAACTGGAAATCGTTGATAGTGTGTCCCCTGTAACAGTGAGTAGGGTTTTAAAAAAAA ACGAAATAAAGCCATGGCAAAAACGAGAATGGTGTATTCCACCCGAAGCAAATGCTGATTTTGTTTGTAAAATGGAGGATGTATTGGATATTTACAAACGTCCTTATGATGCAAGACGGCCAGTTGTTTGTATGGATGAAACGAATAAGCAGTTGGTCAAAGAAACAAGGACACCTATTCCAGCAAGCCCTGGAGAAAGTGTGCGCTATGATGCTGAATATGAAAGAAATGGTGTTTGTAATGTTTTTTTAAGTTGTGAGCCTTTGATAGGTAAACGTACAACAAAAGTGACTGACCATCGAAAAAAGGCGGATTGGGCTCTTTTTATTAAAGAGTTGGTTGATAACCATTATCCGTCTGTCGATAAGATTGTATTGGTCATGGATAACTTAAATACACATACAGGTTCCTCATTATATGAGGTATTCGAGCCAGCGGAAGCCAAGAGAATATTGGATAAATTGGAAATTCATTACACGCCAAAACATGGTAGTTGGTTGAATATGGCTGAAATTGAATTAAGTCATCTGGGCAGACAATGTCTGAATAGGCGGATTGCAGATAAAGAGACGTTTATTCACGAAGTAGCTGAATGGAATAAGAACAGGGATGCAGAGGAGGCGACCATCGATTGGCAGTTTACAACCGAGGACGCCAGAATTAAATTAAAACGTTTGTACCCTGTCCTAAGCATCACAGGACAGAATCAGTGA